The following proteins are encoded in a genomic region of Anabas testudineus chromosome 13, fAnaTes1.2, whole genome shotgun sequence:
- the LOC113167451 gene encoding interleukin-1 receptor accessory protein-like, whose amino-acid sequence MASCFSTLVFLFVVAVGMTPVSSQASDPTEPMCYDWGESSKAAVSVVEGEVGWLSCPLFSHPSVYNYSSTQSTGHNLFWYRLPEGHDLEQPITYSSRLSKDRERLWLQPATAADTGQYICMLRNKSSCSKIAMRLKVLQPDEAARGDNCPPLGTMAITQMLIPLQGGDTMNCPDLQDATKMADSNPTVTWYHMRDGSRCDESLSWHHDRVQEGTKLIIYVMLNVFEGVYLCTIHYPRRGKTLNFTRSINITAVAASSVPKHPSILHPTKDQVFTVRQDSEVRLVCRGHLPYLDSPSDIWWTVDGKTLDKLADHRFSNINRQVKYNLGDRTMESTLVIQNFQSEDLSREYNCSVRNERGFETRRAQLREEESLPSVELGCGLGVTLVLMLLLFVIYHVFWLELLLLYRSWFGTDERHTDDKEYDVYISYARNSEEEQFVLTTLRRVLENELGYSVCIFDRDSLPGGTITDETLSFVARSRRLLVVVSPGYASQGSQALLELKAGIDGMARGGHLRVILIQYKPVRRKGWVRELRRARVALALVRWQGDKSKELTSRFWKRLRVELPVRRVSSKEEGEEGNSKEAALMRLHSQNSTNSQTGLITNTTKDPQKVFNCAA is encoded by the exons AT GGCGTCCTGCTTCTCCACCCTCGTCTTCCTCTTCGTCGTGGCAGTCGGGATGACACCGGTCAGCAGCCAGGCCAGCGACCCGACAG aGCCCATGTGTTATGATTGGGGGGAGTCCAGCAAGGCAGCGGTCTCGGTCGTGGAGGGGGAGGTCGGTTGGCTCTCctgtcctcttttctctcaccCCTCCGTCTACAACTACAGCTCCACCCAGAGCACCGGGCACAACCTCTTCTGGTACCGACTCCCTGAGGGTCACGACCTGGAGCAGCCAATCACATACAG CTCGCGGCtcagcaaagacagagagagactgtggCTGCAGCCGGCCACCGCTGCCGACACCGGACAGTACATCTGTATGCTCCG CAACAAGTCGTCCTGCAGTAAGATCGCCATGCGTCTGAAGGTGTTGCAGCCTGACGAGGCAGCTCGCGGTGACAACTGTCCTCCTCTGGGTACCATGGCAATTACTCAGATGCTCATCCCGCTGCAAGGGGGGGACACCATGAACTGTCCAGATCTGCAGGATGCcaccaagatggccgacagcaACCCAACTGTCACCTGGTACCACATGAGAGATGGCTCG aggTGTGACGAGTCTCTGTCCTGGCACCACGACCGGGTGCAGGAAGGAACCAAACTGATCATTTACGTCATGCTGAATGTGTTCGAGGGTGTATATCTGTGTACGATCCACTACCcgaggagaggaaaaaccctCAACTTCACCAGGAGCATCAACATCACTGCAGTCG CTGCTTCCAGTGTGCCTAAACATCCGAGCATCCTCCACCCGACTAAAGACCAGGTCTTCACTGTCAGACAGG ACTCGGAGGTGCGTCTGGTGTGCAGAGGTCATTTGCCGTACCTGGACTCTCCGTCTGACATTTGGTGGACAGTTGATGGGAAAACGCTGGATAAACTAGCCGATCACCGATTCTCCAACATCAACAG acagGTGAAGTACAACCTTGGGGACCGGACCATGGAAAGCACCCTTGTCATCCAGAACTTCCAGTCCGAGGACCTGAGCAGAGAGTACAACTGCTCTGTCAGGAACGAGAGAGGCTTTGAGACCCGCAGAGCTCAGCTGAGGGAGGAAG AGTCGCTGCCATCGGTGGAGCTGGGCTGTGGCCTCGGTGTGACTCTCGTCCTCATGCTGCTTCTCTTCGTCATTTATCACGTCTTCTGGTtggaactgctgctgctctatcGCTCCTGGTTCGGCACAGACGAGCGTCACACAG atgaTAAGGAGTACGACGTGTACATCTCCTACGCGAGGAACAGTGAGGAGGAGCAGTTTGTTCTGACGACACTGCGCAGAGTTCTGGAGAACGAGCTCGGATACTCAGTGTGTATCTTCGACAGAGACAGTCTGCCAGGAGGGA CCATCACTGATGAGACTCTGAGTTTCGTAGCTCGTAGCCGGCGCCTCCTGGTGGTCGTTAGCCCGGGCTACGCTTCTCAGGGCTCCCAGGCTCTGCTGGAACTGAAGGCAGGCATTGATGGCATGGCGCGGGGCGGGCACCTACGGGTGATCCTAATCCAGTACAAGCCGGTCCGCAGGAAGGGCTGGGTCAGGGAGCTGAGGAGGGCCCGTGTGGCCCTGGCTCTGGTCCGATGGCAAGGGGACAAGTCCAAGGAGCTGACGTCCCGCTTCTGGAAGAGGCTAAGGGTGGAGTTACCTGTGAGGAGGGTTAGCAgcaaggaggaaggagaggaggggaacAGTAAGGAAGCAGCTCTGATGAGGCTGCACAGTCAGAACAGCACAAACTCCCAGACAGGCCTCATCACCAACACCACCAAAGACCCACAGAAAGTCTTCAACTGTGCAGCATAG
- the LOC113167484 gene encoding uncharacterized protein LOC113167484 → WTAAGVFQSTVLTCPVCPLSDLCESILQSMQRSRRLLFVLSPEFLAEKSFSLLECRLGLYLQRGYRASIVAVVCRSVTKLPCVEVAQLRQAAVSTVSWRGSRSEPPRSRFWLRLRLALPVRPLALGRRLIDSTSSHSDLAALALQRAQRIRNQNQRERANQNSRNKRASANQQALLRVKRRGMCKEAGAQHSRSCSGCAGFVGQVEPCGVELTVETGLQQVTHHRAGTQSEPVPNTDHTPAPDPVHNTLSAPNLTPIPDPVSDPDSDILCPTSEQDDPGEQ, encoded by the coding sequence TGGACAGCTGCTGGTGTTTTTCAGTCCACAGTTCTTACCTGTCCCGTCTGTCCCCTGTCAGACCTGTGCGAGTCCATCCTGCAGTCGATGCAGCGGAGCCGCCGCCTGCTGTTCGTCCTCAGCCCAGAGTTCCTGGCAGAGAAAAGCTTCAGCCTCCTGGAGTGTCGTCTGGGTCTGTACCTCCAGCGCGGCTACCGAGCCTCCATCGTGGCTGTTGTTTGCCGCTCAGTCACGAAGTTGCCTTGTGTGGAGGTGGCTCAGCTTCGGCAGGCCGCTGTCAGCACCGTGTCATGGCGGGGGAGCAGGTCGGAACCACCCAGGTCTCGATTCTGGCTGCGACTCAGGCTGGCTCTGCCCGTCCGGCCGCTCGCTTTGGGCCGCAGGTTGATTGACAGCACGTCCTCACACTCAGATCTGGCTGCACTGGCGCTGCAAAGAGCGCAACGGATCCggaaccagaaccagagagaaagagccaATCAGAACAGCAGAAACAAGCGGGCTTCAGCCAATCAGCAGGCCTTGCTCAGGGTGAAGAGGCGGGGCATGTGCAAAGAGGCGGGAGCTCAGCACAGCAGGAGCTGCTCAGGGTGCGCTGGGTTTGTTGGCCAGGTAGAGCCCTGTGGGGTGGAGCTTACAGTGGAGACAGGGCTGCAGCAGGTGACACATCACAGGGCCGGTACTCAGTCAGAACCTGTTCCAAACACAGACCACACCCCAGCTCCAGACCCTGTCCATAACACACTTTCAGCTCCCAACCTCACCCCTATACCTGACCCAGTCTCAGACCCAGACTCTGATATCCTGTGCCCGACCTCTGAGCAGGACGACCCAGGTGAACAGTAG